In Agrobacterium tumefaciens, a single genomic region encodes these proteins:
- a CDS encoding sugar ABC transporter ATP-binding protein, with protein sequence MSQGASTIRGDFSPEEMARAERSALLRLENISKEFPGVKALSNVHFDLRGGEVHAVCGENGAGKSTLMKIISGVYQPSEGTILHKGVKVQYASPLESEAAGIAIIHQELNLVPHLSVAENIYLAREPRRGFLVDRKKLRLDAKRCLDRLGVDINPDQMVRGLSVAQCQMVEIAKALSLDAEVLIMDEPTSSLTEQETRLLFKVIRDLKASGVGIVYISHRLDEMAEIVDRVTVLRDGRYISTDDFASITVDDIVTRMVGRSLEDKFPERTSRPTEDILFSVEGLTRNGVFSDVSFSLRRGEILGFAGLMGAGRTEVARAIFGADPLDAGKIVFNGRELSIGSPQDAIEEGIAYLSEDRKSDGLAIKMSVAANTTLANLGEVSNRFGLIDFKKHDDVAKRYVDLLNIRTPSIDQTVRLLSGGNQQKIIIGKWLFRQSRVLFFDEPTRGIDVGAKFAIYKIMDELAAQGIGVILISSELPEILGLTDRIAVFHQGRITGVLETAKTNQEEIMRYASGYGRAAQ encoded by the coding sequence ATGTCGCAGGGCGCATCGACAATTCGGGGCGATTTTTCGCCTGAGGAGATGGCGCGTGCGGAGCGTTCGGCCCTTCTGCGTCTCGAAAACATCAGCAAGGAATTTCCCGGCGTAAAGGCGCTGTCGAACGTTCATTTCGATCTGCGCGGCGGTGAAGTTCATGCCGTCTGCGGCGAGAATGGCGCGGGAAAATCGACACTGATGAAAATCATCAGCGGTGTGTACCAGCCAAGCGAAGGGACGATCCTGCACAAGGGTGTGAAGGTGCAATATGCATCGCCGCTGGAGTCCGAAGCCGCCGGAATCGCCATCATCCATCAGGAACTCAACCTCGTTCCGCATCTTTCCGTTGCCGAGAATATCTATCTCGCGCGTGAACCGCGCCGGGGTTTTCTCGTGGACCGCAAGAAGCTGCGGCTCGATGCTAAACGCTGTCTCGACCGGCTAGGCGTCGATATCAACCCCGACCAGATGGTCCGCGGTCTTTCCGTCGCGCAATGTCAGATGGTGGAAATCGCCAAGGCGCTCTCTCTCGACGCGGAAGTGCTCATCATGGATGAGCCGACTTCGTCGCTGACCGAGCAGGAAACCCGGCTTCTGTTCAAGGTCATCCGCGATCTCAAGGCTTCCGGCGTCGGCATCGTCTATATTTCCCATCGTCTCGATGAGATGGCTGAGATTGTCGACCGTGTGACGGTCCTGCGCGACGGACGTTATATTTCGACCGACGATTTTGCCTCGATCACTGTTGATGACATTGTCACACGCATGGTCGGGCGTTCGCTGGAAGACAAATTTCCCGAGCGCACCTCGCGCCCGACGGAAGATATTCTCTTCTCCGTCGAAGGACTGACGCGCAATGGCGTGTTTAGTGACGTCAGTTTCTCGCTGCGGCGCGGCGAAATCCTCGGTTTTGCCGGACTTATGGGCGCGGGGCGAACGGAAGTTGCGCGGGCAATCTTCGGGGCCGATCCTCTCGATGCGGGTAAGATCGTTTTCAACGGGCGCGAACTTTCGATCGGCTCGCCGCAGGACGCCATCGAGGAAGGTATTGCCTATCTCTCGGAAGATCGCAAAAGCGATGGCCTCGCCATCAAGATGTCGGTGGCGGCCAATACGACGCTCGCCAATCTCGGCGAGGTTTCCAACCGTTTCGGGCTGATAGACTTCAAGAAACATGACGATGTGGCGAAGCGCTACGTCGATCTGCTGAATATCCGCACCCCTTCGATCGATCAGACGGTGCGGCTGCTTTCGGGCGGCAATCAGCAGAAAATCATCATCGGCAAATGGCTGTTCCGTCAGTCGCGCGTGCTGTTCTTCGATGAGCCGACGCGCGGCATCGATGTCGGCGCGAAGTTCGCGATCTACAAGATCATGGACGAACTGGCCGCACAGGGCATCGGCGTCATTCTCATCAGTTCGGAACTGCCGGAAATTCTAGGACTGACGGATCGTATCGCGGTGTTCCATCAGGGCCGCATCACAGGCGTGCTCGAAACCGCCAAGACCAATCAAGAAGAAATCATGCGGTATGCGTCCGGTTACGGCCGGGCCGCGCAGTGA
- a CDS encoding FadR/GntR family transcriptional regulator, with amino-acid sequence MSGQAKIAEPRRLYQQIADQIRELIDLGEFLPGARLPAERELAQKLGVSRPSLREALIALEIDNTVEIRMGSGVYVSAEALQTTHQTKSLGDSPSELMQARAALEGATIVLAASRMTDETIAALRQILNTMQREIEAGRKPLDQDRLFHVTIAEQSGNSVLARLVANLFDERHSPISAQLRVKFEDRDTWTRALQEHEAILAALELRDPLLAQAAMHTHLEGSKRRWVDS; translated from the coding sequence ATGAGTGGTCAGGCCAAAATAGCGGAACCGCGCAGGCTTTATCAGCAGATTGCGGATCAGATACGCGAACTCATCGACCTGGGTGAATTCCTGCCCGGCGCGCGGCTTCCCGCCGAACGGGAACTGGCACAGAAACTCGGCGTGTCGAGACCCTCGTTGCGCGAGGCGCTGATTGCGCTTGAAATCGATAACACCGTCGAAATTCGGATGGGTTCCGGCGTCTATGTATCGGCCGAAGCTCTTCAGACCACCCATCAGACCAAATCGCTGGGTGACAGCCCTTCCGAGCTGATGCAGGCGCGGGCCGCGCTGGAAGGGGCGACCATCGTGCTGGCGGCAAGCCGGATGACCGATGAAACGATCGCGGCCCTCCGCCAGATTCTCAACACCATGCAAAGGGAAATCGAGGCCGGCCGCAAACCCCTCGATCAGGATCGCCTGTTTCACGTCACCATCGCCGAACAATCCGGCAACAGCGTTCTGGCGCGGCTGGTGGCGAACCTCTTCGATGAGCGCCACAGCCCCATTTCGGCTCAGCTTCGCGTCAAATTTGAAGATCGCGACACCTGGACCCGCGCCCTGCAGGAGCACGAAGCCATTCTGGCTGCGCTGGAACTTAGGGATCCGCTGCTGGCGCAGGCCGCCATGCATACCCATCTGGAAGGCTCGAAACGCCGCTGGGTGGATAGCTGA
- a CDS encoding aldo/keto reductase, with the protein MKVSDTRKLPRRTVDVTVMGLGCAQMGNLYRVTPYEESKGAFDKAWESGMRYFDTAPFYGYTRSERRLGTMVTEHDRGDYTLSTKIGRVMVPDETVGPEEDAYIAPLPFRPVYDYSYDGILRSFEASQQRLGILKPDILYVHDIGSHTHGEKHQHYWEQLTTGGGFRALGKLREEGSTGAVGLGVNEWEIINDAMDVFDIDVAMLAGRYTLLEQQSLAFMNRCAESGVAIVVAGAFNSGILAGNRKFNYADAPADILKHVDALHSVCEELGVSLQAAALQFPLAHPASVTVVSGARNAQQLASNIEWFEQSIPDEFWPELHKRGLIAEGAPVPGGKA; encoded by the coding sequence ATGAAAGTCTCCGATACACGTAAATTGCCGCGCCGCACTGTCGACGTCACCGTCATGGGCCTCGGTTGCGCCCAAATGGGCAATCTCTACCGCGTCACGCCCTATGAAGAGTCCAAAGGTGCGTTCGACAAGGCATGGGAAAGCGGCATGCGTTATTTCGATACCGCGCCGTTTTACGGTTATACGCGGTCGGAGCGCCGTCTTGGCACCATGGTGACCGAGCATGACCGGGGTGACTATACGCTCAGCACCAAGATCGGCCGTGTCATGGTGCCGGATGAGACCGTGGGTCCGGAGGAGGATGCCTATATTGCGCCCCTGCCGTTCCGCCCGGTCTATGATTATTCCTATGACGGTATTCTGCGGTCCTTCGAGGCAAGCCAGCAGCGGCTGGGTATCCTGAAGCCGGATATTCTTTATGTGCATGATATCGGCTCCCATACCCATGGTGAAAAGCACCAGCACTATTGGGAGCAGCTGACTACCGGCGGCGGGTTCCGCGCGCTCGGCAAGCTGCGCGAAGAAGGATCGACCGGGGCTGTTGGCCTCGGCGTCAATGAGTGGGAAATCATCAACGACGCCATGGATGTCTTCGATATCGACGTCGCAATGCTTGCCGGCCGTTATACGCTGCTCGAACAGCAAAGCCTTGCTTTCATGAACCGCTGCGCTGAAAGCGGCGTCGCCATCGTTGTCGCCGGCGCTTTCAATTCGGGCATTCTGGCTGGCAACCGCAAATTCAATTATGCCGATGCGCCTGCCGATATCCTCAAACATGTCGACGCGCTGCACAGCGTATGCGAGGAACTGGGTGTCTCGCTGCAGGCCGCCGCGCTTCAGTTTCCGCTCGCCCATCCGGCGTCGGTCACGGTTGTTTCAGGTGCGCGCAATGCGCAGCAGCTCGCCTCCAATATTGAATGGTTCGAGCAGTCCATCCCGGATGAATTCTGGCCCGAGCTGCATAAGCGCGGCCTGATTGCCGAAGGTGCGCCCGTGCCCGGCGGAAAGGCCTGA
- a CDS encoding zinc-binding alcohol dehydrogenase family protein, translating to MLAIFCDTPGQLTAKDLPKPVRGEGEVLVRVRRIGVCGTDLHIFTGNQPYLSYPRIMGHELSGTVEEAPAGSDLSAGDVVTIIPYMSCGKCNACLKGKSNCCRNIGVLGVHRDGGMVEYLSVPQQFVLKAEGLSLDQAAMTEFLAIGAHAVRRGAVEKGQKVLIVGAGPIGMAVAVFAVLDGGEVTMIDGRTDRLDFCKDHLGVAHTVALGDGDKDRLSDITGGDFFDAVFDATGNPKAMERGFSFVGHGGSYVLVSIVASDISFNDPEFHKRETTLLGSRNATPEDFERVLRALREGKVPEALITHRMTLADVPSKFAGLTDPKAGVIKGMVEVA from the coding sequence ATGCTGGCGATTTTCTGTGACACTCCCGGTCAATTAACCGCCAAGGATCTGCCGAAACCCGTGCGCGGCGAAGGTGAAGTCCTGGTGCGTGTTCGCCGCATTGGCGTTTGCGGCACGGATCTGCACATCTTCACCGGCAACCAGCCCTATCTCTCCTATCCACGTATCATGGGTCACGAACTTTCCGGCACGGTTGAGGAGGCACCCGCGGGCAGTGACCTTTCCGCTGGCGATGTGGTGACCATCATTCCTTATATGTCCTGCGGAAAATGCAATGCCTGCCTGAAGGGCAAGAGCAATTGCTGCCGCAATATCGGTGTGCTCGGCGTCCATCGCGATGGCGGCATGGTGGAATATCTGAGCGTGCCGCAGCAATTTGTGCTGAAGGCGGAGGGGTTGAGCCTCGACCAGGCGGCCATGACGGAATTCCTGGCGATCGGCGCCCATGCGGTGCGGCGCGGTGCCGTTGAAAAAGGGCAGAAGGTTCTGATCGTCGGTGCCGGCCCGATCGGCATGGCGGTTGCAGTCTTCGCCGTTCTCGATGGCGGCGAAGTGACGATGATCGATGGTCGCACCGACCGGCTGGATTTCTGTAAGGACCACCTCGGTGTCGCTCATACGGTCGCCCTCGGCGACGGTGACAAGGATCGACTTTCCGACATTACCGGCGGCGATTTCTTCGATGCGGTCTTCGATGCGACCGGCAATCCGAAAGCCATGGAGCGCGGTTTCTCCTTCGTTGGTCACGGCGGCTCCTATGTTCTGGTGTCCATCGTCGCCAGCGATATCAGCTTCAACGACCCGGAATTTCACAAGCGTGAGACGACGCTGCTCGGCAGCCGCAACGCGACGCCGGAGGATTTCGAGCGCGTGCTTCGCGCCTTGCGCGAAGGGAAAGTGCCGGAGGCGCTGATCACTCATCGCATGACACTTGCCGATGTTCCGTCGAAGTTCGCGGGCCTGACCGATCCGAAAGCCGGGGTCATCAAGGGTATGGTGGAGGTCGCATGA
- a CDS encoding amidohydrolase family protein — MLIDAHQHFWLMKDRAGQWPPPSLAAIYRDFLPADLSPLLDAAGVSGTVLVQTMETAADTDFMLELAEKTDFIKGVVGWVDMKSAEAVAEIARRAKHPAFKGARPMLQGMEDVAWIDDPALDAAVAALVKHGLVFDALVLPPNLPHLLSFARRHPDLPVVIDHGAKPLIATGHYSDWRRDMAALAALPNVHCKLSGLLTERGEQRPEAVRPYAETILELFGGDRVIFGSDWPVLRLAGDYQSWLDFCRDIVPVKDHPAVFGGNAIRFYSLDDR, encoded by the coding sequence ATGCTCATAGACGCCCACCAGCATTTCTGGTTGATGAAGGATCGCGCCGGGCAATGGCCGCCGCCATCGCTTGCTGCCATCTACCGGGATTTTCTTCCGGCCGATCTGTCGCCACTGCTTGATGCCGCCGGGGTTTCCGGCACGGTGCTGGTGCAGACGATGGAGACGGCGGCCGATACGGATTTCATGCTGGAACTGGCAGAGAAAACCGATTTCATCAAGGGCGTGGTCGGCTGGGTGGACATGAAGTCTGCTGAAGCGGTGGCGGAAATCGCCCGCCGGGCGAAACATCCGGCCTTCAAGGGTGCGCGCCCCATGCTTCAGGGCATGGAAGATGTCGCCTGGATAGACGATCCGGCGCTGGATGCTGCCGTGGCCGCGCTGGTGAAGCACGGTCTGGTGTTTGATGCGCTGGTCCTGCCGCCCAATCTGCCGCATCTCCTTTCCTTTGCCCGCAGGCATCCAGACTTGCCTGTTGTTATCGATCATGGTGCGAAGCCTCTGATTGCCACCGGCCACTATAGTGACTGGCGGCGTGATATGGCGGCTCTGGCGGCCCTTCCCAATGTCCATTGCAAGCTATCCGGCCTGCTGACCGAGCGTGGTGAGCAGCGTCCGGAAGCGGTGCGGCCCTATGCCGAGACCATTCTGGAACTATTCGGTGGCGATCGCGTGATTTTCGGTAGCGACTGGCCGGTGCTGCGTCTTGCGGGCGATTATCAGAGCTGGCTGGACTTCTGCCGCGATATCGTGCCGGTGAAGGACCATCCGGCAGTCTTCGGCGGCAACGCCATTCGTTTTTACTCCCTTGATGACAGGTGA
- the purH gene encoding bifunctional phosphoribosylaminoimidazolecarboxamide formyltransferase/IMP cyclohydrolase yields MAVVSKKIPAPDKVKIRTALLSVSDKTDVIELATVLSKLGVKLLSTGGTAKAIAEAGLAVTDVSDVTNFPEIMDGRVKTLHPNVHGGLLAIRDDADHVEAMKAHGIEAIDLSVINLYPFEEVRAKGGDYPTTVENIDIGGPAMIRASAKNHAYVTVVTDPSDYPALVEALQADDGQTSYALRQRFAAKAYARTAAYDAVISNWFAEALAIETPDYRAIGGVLKEKMRYGENPHQSAGFYLTGEKRPGVATAALLQGKQLSYNNINDTDAAYELVAEFLPENAPAVAIIKHANPCGVATGPTLAEAYRRALACDSVSAFGGVIALNRTLDAETAEEIVKLFTEVIIAPDVTEKAKSIIARKPNLRLLAAGGLPDPRAAGLTAKTVSGGLLVQSRDNGMVEDLELKVVTKRAPTAQELEDMKFAFKIAKHVKSNAVIYAKDGQTAGIGAGQMSRVDSARIAAQKAEDAAKALGLAEPLTRGSAVASEAFYPFADGLLAAIAAGATAVIQPGGSMRDQEVIDAANEHNVTMVFTGMRHFRH; encoded by the coding sequence ATGGCCGTGGTGTCCAAGAAAATTCCCGCCCCCGATAAGGTCAAGATTCGCACGGCGCTTCTTTCCGTGTCCGACAAGACCGATGTTATCGAGCTCGCGACGGTGCTCTCCAAGCTTGGCGTCAAGCTCCTGTCGACGGGCGGTACTGCAAAGGCGATTGCCGAAGCCGGCCTGGCGGTCACGGATGTCTCCGATGTCACCAATTTTCCCGAAATCATGGATGGCCGCGTCAAGACGCTGCATCCGAATGTCCATGGCGGGCTTCTGGCTATCCGGGATGATGCGGACCATGTCGAGGCGATGAAGGCGCACGGCATCGAGGCGATCGATCTTTCCGTGATCAATCTCTATCCTTTCGAGGAAGTGCGCGCCAAGGGTGGCGACTATCCGACGACGGTTGAGAATATCGATATTGGCGGCCCGGCTATGATCCGCGCTTCCGCCAAGAACCATGCTTATGTCACTGTTGTTACCGACCCCTCCGATTACCCTGCGCTGGTCGAAGCCCTGCAGGCCGATGACGGCCAGACCTCCTATGCGTTGCGCCAGCGTTTTGCCGCCAAGGCTTATGCCCGTACGGCCGCTTATGACGCCGTGATTTCCAACTGGTTTGCCGAAGCACTGGCGATCGAGACGCCTGATTACCGCGCCATCGGCGGCGTGCTGAAGGAAAAGATGCGTTATGGTGAAAACCCGCATCAGAGCGCCGGCTTCTACCTGACCGGTGAAAAGCGCCCCGGTGTTGCGACCGCGGCGCTTCTTCAGGGTAAGCAGCTCTCCTACAACAACATCAATGATACGGATGCGGCTTACGAGCTGGTAGCGGAGTTTCTGCCGGAAAACGCGCCGGCCGTTGCCATCATCAAACACGCCAATCCCTGCGGTGTTGCGACCGGCCCGACGCTTGCCGAAGCCTATCGGCGCGCGCTGGCATGCGATTCCGTTTCCGCCTTTGGCGGCGTCATTGCGCTCAACCGCACGCTCGATGCGGAAACGGCGGAAGAGATCGTCAAGCTCTTCACCGAAGTCATCATCGCGCCTGACGTGACTGAAAAAGCCAAGTCCATCATCGCCCGCAAGCCGAACCTGCGCCTCCTGGCGGCCGGTGGCCTGCCGGACCCGCGTGCGGCTGGCCTCACGGCGAAGACCGTTTCCGGCGGCCTTCTCGTGCAAAGCCGTGACAATGGTATGGTCGAGGATCTCGAACTCAAAGTCGTTACCAAGCGTGCACCGACCGCGCAGGAGCTTGAGGACATGAAGTTCGCCTTCAAGATCGCCAAACATGTGAAATCCAATGCCGTGATCTATGCCAAGGATGGCCAGACGGCGGGCATTGGCGCCGGCCAGATGAGCCGCGTGGATTCCGCCCGCATCGCCGCCCAGAAGGCGGAAGATGCAGCCAAGGCGCTTGGCCTTGCCGAACCGCTGACGCGCGGGTCTGCCGTTGCTTCGGAAGCCTTTTACCCCTTCGCCGATGGTTTGCTTGCTGCGATTGCCGCTGGCGCCACAGCTGTCATCCAGCCGGGCGGCTCCATGCGTGACCAGGAAGTGATCGACGCTGCAAACGAACATAATGTGACGATGGTGTTCACCGGCATGCGCCACTTCCGCCATTAA
- a CDS encoding ABC transporter substrate-binding protein, which yields MKKITTALLTSAIALWSVSTVQAGEIAVIVKTVNSTFWQNVQKGADAAMKNSSGNTMTFQGPAAESAIADQVNMVENAINRKVAGIVLAPSDPDALVPAVKKAWEARIPVVLIDSQLTKGSEQYYQSFLATDNKKAGELAAQALIDKVGTEGKIAVMSYVAGAGSEIGRVGGFTDYIQMHSKLQIVGPFYSQSQMATALNQTTDVLAANSDLKGIFGANEPTAIGVGRALAQSGKAGKVVAIGFDGNQDLQSFVKDGTLAGIVVQGSYQMGEKGVETVTKLINKEKVEKFVDTGVVVVTKDNIEKPEAKNVLY from the coding sequence ATGAAGAAAATTACGACTGCCCTTCTGACATCCGCAATCGCGCTGTGGAGCGTTTCCACCGTGCAGGCCGGTGAAATCGCCGTCATCGTCAAGACCGTCAACTCCACCTTCTGGCAGAACGTCCAGAAGGGCGCTGATGCGGCGATGAAGAACTCTTCCGGCAACACCATGACCTTCCAGGGCCCGGCTGCCGAATCGGCGATTGCCGATCAGGTCAACATGGTCGAAAACGCCATCAACCGTAAGGTTGCGGGTATCGTTCTGGCGCCTTCGGATCCTGACGCGCTGGTGCCTGCCGTCAAGAAGGCCTGGGAAGCCCGCATTCCAGTGGTTCTGATCGACTCTCAGCTCACCAAGGGCTCGGAGCAATATTACCAGTCGTTCCTGGCGACCGATAACAAGAAAGCCGGCGAACTGGCAGCGCAGGCGCTGATCGACAAGGTCGGCACGGAAGGCAAGATTGCCGTGATGTCCTATGTCGCCGGTGCCGGTTCTGAAATCGGCCGTGTCGGCGGTTTCACCGACTACATCCAGATGCATTCGAAGCTTCAGATCGTTGGCCCGTTCTATTCGCAGTCGCAGATGGCGACCGCGCTGAACCAGACCACCGACGTTCTGGCCGCCAACTCCGATCTGAAGGGCATTTTCGGCGCCAATGAGCCGACTGCCATCGGTGTTGGCCGCGCGCTTGCCCAGTCCGGCAAGGCAGGCAAGGTCGTCGCCATCGGCTTCGACGGTAACCAGGACCTGCAGAGCTTCGTCAAGGATGGCACGCTGGCCGGCATCGTGGTTCAGGGCTCCTACCAGATGGGTGAAAAGGGCGTGGAAACCGTGACCAAGCTCATCAACAAGGAAAAGGTTGAGAAGTTCGTCGATACCGGCGTCGTTGTTGTCACCAAGGACAATATCGAGAAGCCTGAAGCCAAGAACGTGCTTTACTGA
- a CDS encoding ABC transporter permease, producing the protein MANIAEPKKGFAVSDRQKDIIQKFAALGSLFALVAVFSATSNAFFTVNNGMTIALQVTSIALLGIGATCVIITGGIDLSVGSVLALAGVVAALAVKELGLPVPIGMLLGILTGSFCGLINGLLVTRFKLPPFIATLGMMLIARGVALQITGARAVSGLGESFGELGNGALFRIVNIGDDGFPNVVFPGIPYPVILMVVIALAVSFMLNRSILGRHIYAVGSNADAARLSGVNVARVTNFTYILSGTLAGLTGCVLMSRLVTAQPNEGVMYELDAIASAVIGGTSLIGGVGTISGTAIGAFVIGILRNGLNMNGVSAFTQQIIIGLVILVTVWIDQLRNRR; encoded by the coding sequence ATGGCCAATATTGCAGAACCCAAGAAGGGCTTCGCCGTCAGCGATCGCCAGAAGGACATCATCCAGAAGTTTGCGGCGCTCGGCAGCCTCTTTGCGCTGGTCGCGGTCTTCTCCGCAACCAGCAACGCCTTCTTCACCGTCAATAATGGCATGACCATCGCGCTGCAGGTGACATCCATCGCGCTGCTCGGCATTGGTGCCACCTGTGTCATCATCACCGGCGGCATCGATCTTTCCGTCGGCTCGGTGCTCGCGCTTGCCGGCGTCGTGGCCGCCCTTGCGGTGAAGGAACTCGGTCTGCCAGTGCCCATCGGCATGCTGCTCGGCATTCTGACGGGGTCGTTTTGCGGTCTCATCAACGGTCTTCTGGTGACGCGCTTCAAGCTGCCGCCCTTCATCGCCACCCTCGGCATGATGCTGATCGCCCGCGGTGTGGCCCTGCAGATCACCGGTGCGCGCGCCGTGTCCGGCCTTGGCGAGTCTTTCGGCGAACTCGGCAATGGCGCACTCTTCCGCATAGTCAACATTGGTGACGACGGTTTTCCGAATGTCGTGTTTCCCGGCATACCCTATCCGGTCATCCTGATGGTGGTGATTGCACTTGCGGTTTCCTTCATGCTCAACCGCTCCATCCTCGGCCGCCACATCTATGCCGTGGGTTCCAACGCGGATGCCGCGCGCCTTTCCGGCGTCAACGTCGCCCGCGTCACCAATTTCACCTACATCCTGTCCGGTACGCTCGCCGGGTTGACGGGCTGCGTGCTGATGTCGCGCCTCGTCACCGCCCAGCCGAACGAAGGTGTGATGTATGAGCTGGATGCCATCGCCAGCGCGGTCATCGGCGGCACATCGCTGATCGGCGGCGTGGGCACGATTTCCGGCACGGCCATCGGCGCCTTTGTCATCGGCATTTTGCGCAACGGTCTCAATATGAACGGCGTTTCCGCCTTCACGCAACAGATCATCATCGGCCTTGTCATTCTGGTCACCGTCTGGATCGACCAACTGCGCAACCGCCGCTGA
- a CDS encoding UxaA family hydrolase: MSENSEATILLNANDNVAVARRSIPAGGATGRGDLAALELIGRGHKVALNFIKSGDEVLKYGQVIGIATQDIEPGRHVHLHNLAMVPSEHAHQFSVDIEEKGMVPEAERRTFMGYDRGLGGVGTRNYIGVIASVNCSATVSRYIADYFNKQGGLDGFDNVDGVVALTHGGGCALNTKSEGYRLLIRTIQGYARHPNFGGILLIGLGCETNQIAPILEHYKMEEGERLRTMTIQQHGGTRKTIDAAITEIKAMLPMVNAARRTEQPLSKLKVALECGGSDGYSGISANPALGYASDLIVRNGGTTVLSETPEIYGAEHLLTKRAVTPAVAEKLLQRIDWWRDYTARNGDELNNNPSHGNKLGGLTTILEKSLGAVAKGGSMPLKAVYEFAETVTEQGFVFMDTPGYDPVAVTGQVAGGCNVICFTTGRGSVSGFKPSPCIKIATNSEMYEHMKEDMDINCGEIVTGNETIEESGKRIFEHILAVASGDKTVSEIYDYGDNEFVPWQVGAVT, translated from the coding sequence GTGAGTGAGAATTCCGAGGCAACCATTTTGCTGAACGCCAACGACAATGTCGCGGTGGCACGTCGGTCTATCCCGGCCGGCGGTGCAACGGGCAGGGGCGATCTGGCGGCACTCGAGCTGATCGGGCGCGGGCATAAGGTAGCCCTCAACTTCATCAAATCCGGAGACGAGGTGCTGAAATACGGGCAGGTGATCGGCATCGCCACCCAGGACATCGAACCCGGCCGGCATGTGCACCTGCACAATCTCGCCATGGTGCCTTCAGAACACGCACATCAGTTCAGCGTCGACATCGAGGAAAAGGGCATGGTGCCGGAAGCCGAGCGCCGGACCTTCATGGGGTACGACCGTGGTCTCGGCGGCGTTGGCACGCGCAACTATATTGGCGTGATCGCCTCGGTGAACTGTTCCGCCACCGTGTCGCGCTACATCGCCGACTATTTCAACAAACAGGGCGGCCTTGACGGTTTCGACAATGTCGACGGCGTCGTGGCGCTCACCCATGGCGGCGGCTGCGCGCTGAATACCAAATCGGAAGGCTACCGTCTTCTGATCCGCACCATTCAAGGTTATGCCCGCCATCCGAATTTCGGCGGCATTCTGCTGATCGGCCTCGGTTGCGAAACCAACCAGATCGCCCCCATCCTCGAACATTACAAAATGGAAGAGGGTGAGCGGCTGCGCACCATGACCATCCAGCAACACGGCGGCACCCGCAAGACGATCGATGCGGCAATCACCGAGATCAAGGCGATGCTGCCGATGGTCAATGCTGCGCGCCGTACGGAACAACCGCTTTCCAAGCTGAAGGTCGCACTGGAATGCGGCGGCTCGGACGGTTATTCCGGCATATCCGCCAATCCGGCTCTGGGCTATGCGTCCGACCTCATCGTCCGCAATGGCGGCACGACAGTGCTTTCCGAAACGCCCGAAATCTACGGCGCCGAGCACCTGCTGACCAAACGCGCAGTCACGCCTGCGGTCGCCGAAAAGCTGCTGCAGCGCATCGACTGGTGGCGGGACTACACCGCCCGCAATGGCGATGAACTCAACAACAATCCCTCTCACGGCAACAAGCTCGGCGGCCTGACCACCATTCTGGAGAAATCGCTGGGCGCGGTTGCCAAGGGTGGCTCCATGCCGCTGAAGGCGGTTTATGAATTTGCCGAAACGGTGACGGAGCAGGGCTTCGTCTTCATGGATACGCCCGGTTATGACCCCGTTGCCGTCACCGGCCAGGTTGCCGGTGGCTGCAACGTAATCTGTTTCACCACCGGCCGCGGCTCGGTTTCAGGTTTCAAGCCGTCCCCCTGCATCAAGATCGCCACCAATTCCGAAATGTATGAACACATGAAGGAAGACATGGATATCAATTGCGGCGAGATCGTCACCGGCAATGAAACCATCGAAGAATCCGGCAAACGAATTTTCGAACATATTCTAGCCGTGGCTTCCGGCGACAAAACCGTCAGCGAAATTTACGACTACGGCGACAACGAATTCGTGCCGTGGCAGGTCGGCGCAGTGACCTGA